In Thioalkalivibrio paradoxus ARh 1, the following are encoded in one genomic region:
- a CDS encoding DUF4382 domain-containing protein: MKNLNLFPVLALAGIAMFQLAGCGGGGSSGGDTGLLSASITDAAVDDMEAVNLRVIALQLRLEGAGETDWVSVDVRDESGGALEFNLLDYQHGATFPLFEDERVPAGVYEHARLVLEAPAGTPGECIGQDPLEGSHVIVRDTQALVPLFIPSGADTGVKLASPFRVPVDGFAAIVIDFDLRQALHQPPAFRDGCYFLRPAFRVEAVQNTGRIAGTVALPLLDGRSGLCSDNDPTTGNAVYVYEGWNQVPGDINADETVPTAAPFATSAVMFDAAGGGEGSYAVAFLPPGDYTVAFTCRADDERLPDPDAVDEDERLAVDELDFQQPQNAVVEAQVTTVVNFAAD; this comes from the coding sequence ATGAAAAACCTGAACCTGTTTCCGGTCCTGGCACTTGCCGGTATCGCGATGTTTCAACTGGCCGGCTGCGGCGGAGGTGGAAGTTCCGGGGGCGACACCGGGCTCCTCAGCGCAAGCATCACTGACGCGGCCGTCGATGACATGGAGGCCGTGAACCTCCGCGTGATCGCACTGCAACTGCGCCTGGAGGGCGCAGGCGAAACCGACTGGGTGAGCGTAGACGTCCGCGACGAGTCCGGAGGCGCACTGGAGTTCAACCTGCTCGATTACCAGCACGGGGCGACATTCCCGCTGTTCGAGGACGAGCGCGTCCCGGCCGGCGTGTACGAGCATGCCCGCCTCGTGCTCGAGGCACCCGCAGGCACGCCAGGCGAGTGCATCGGGCAGGATCCGCTGGAAGGGTCGCACGTGATCGTGCGGGACACCCAGGCGCTGGTACCACTGTTCATTCCGAGCGGCGCGGACACCGGGGTCAAGCTGGCCAGTCCGTTTCGTGTCCCGGTGGACGGCTTCGCCGCCATCGTGATCGATTTCGACCTGCGCCAGGCACTGCACCAGCCACCCGCCTTCCGGGACGGGTGCTACTTCCTGCGTCCGGCCTTCCGGGTAGAAGCCGTGCAGAACACCGGCCGCATCGCGGGCACGGTGGCCCTGCCGCTACTGGACGGCCGCAGCGGTCTGTGCAGCGACAACGATCCGACGACCGGCAATGCAGTCTACGTATACGAGGGCTGGAACCAGGTTCCGGGGGACATCAACGCCGACGAGACGGTGCCGACGGCGGCGCCATTCGCGACCTCCGCGGTGATGTTCGACGCCGCCGGCGGCGGCGAGGGTTCCTACGCAGTCGCGTTCCTCCCTCCGGGAGACTACACGGTGGCCTTTACCTGCCGGGCCGACGACGAACGCCTGCCCGATCCGGATGCGGTGGATGAAGATGAACGCCTGGCCGTAGACGAACTCGACTTCCAGCAGCCGCAGAACGCGGTGGTCGAGGCGCAGGTCACCACGGTCGTGAACTTCGCGGCCGACTGA
- the hrpA gene encoding ATP-dependent RNA helicase HrpA, translating into MTTPAPPAPVRELEARIPDLLRRDEAALRTLLDRATRRLAREQPADRLLAQAARYLDEALLRAEAFRATLPEPRYADDLPIHAARERIVATIRNHAVTVLCGETGSGKTTQLPKLCLDAGRGRRGRIGHTQPRRIAARSVAARIAEELGSEVGAAVGYKVRFNDQTGPDTHIKLMTDGILLAELRQDPDLLGYDTLVIDEAHERSLNIDFLLGYLKRLLPRRPDLRLIITSATLDPERLAAFFGDAPILEVPGRAWPVEVRYRPLQAPDDDPSGEPATGSLPERDLFDGIADAVAECCREGPGDILVFLPGEREIRDAALRLRREQPAHTEILPLYARLSAAEQSRVFRPHPGRRIVLATNVAETALTVPGIRFVIDTGLARISRYSWRSRVQRLSLEPVAQDSCNQRAGRCGRLGPGICYRLFSDEDYALRPEHSDPEILRSNLAAVILQMAALGLGDPRHFPFVDPPDPRLIRDGYRLLEELHAVDGKGRITAHGRRLAHFPVDPRFAAMLLAGGERGVLTETLTIASFLALQDPRERPAEHAQAADEAQRAFRVEGSDFLTIVQLWNAWHRTREELGSSALKRWCREHFLSYLRMREWQELRAQLATLARQLDLHRNEQAADPEPLHKALLAGLLGHVGRKTERGDYLGTRNRHFQIHPGSGLAKKRPDWIMAAEIAETTRVYAREAASIRPDWILEVGPHLLKHHVHEPHFQARDGRIGAWDRITLYGLVVAPRAPVNLARHDPQEARRLFIQHGLVEGQLRSRSRGLATNRAAVAEIAELEARGRRRDLLAEEDRLRAFYDARLPPEIVDGPGFEAWCRRAERTDPDVLRIEPAELMNEPGAALPQGAYPDALEIQGIRLPLSYRFEPGQPDDGVTATVPIAALNGLPDWLGDWLVPGLLEERVTGLLRSLPKGLRRNFVPAPEFARAALERMPAAEGPLLPALTEALEAITGTRVPAEAWRPEQVEPHLQMRFRILEPDGAEAASGRDLPALKRGLGDSAGAHFDATRPDDIARDGITNWDFGPLPEFVEFEHQGAQLRAYPALIDAGDSVSLRLESDPDNARRLHRGGLRRLFLLGSHRIVRDLRRQLPDIQRACLHYAALGSCEALREQILAAAADRVFLAEPPWPRDAEAFRERLEAGQPRLSATTMELAQLSARILADWHDLRRRLDGDLPLSWIEAARDIRDQLAHLVPADFLLATPPETLPELPRYLQAIARRLERLEHTPDKDRRLRVDIEPMWDEAKRLLAAHPEDPTVLRFRYRVEELRVSVFAQELGTREKVSIPRLARELDELRRSSATPFPVAQQLRGR; encoded by the coding sequence ATGACCACTCCGGCGCCGCCTGCGCCGGTCCGGGAGCTGGAAGCGCGGATCCCGGACCTTCTTCGCCGCGACGAGGCCGCGCTGCGCACGCTGCTGGACCGCGCCACACGACGCCTCGCGCGCGAGCAACCGGCGGACCGCCTGCTCGCGCAGGCCGCGCGTTACCTCGACGAAGCTCTGCTGCGGGCGGAGGCGTTCCGCGCAACGCTGCCCGAGCCCCGCTACGCGGACGACCTGCCCATCCATGCCGCGCGCGAGCGCATCGTCGCGACGATCCGGAACCACGCGGTCACGGTGCTGTGCGGCGAGACCGGATCCGGAAAGACCACGCAGCTGCCGAAGCTCTGCCTGGATGCGGGGCGCGGCCGCCGGGGACGGATCGGGCACACCCAGCCGCGCAGGATCGCCGCCCGATCGGTGGCGGCGCGCATCGCCGAGGAACTCGGGTCGGAGGTCGGCGCCGCGGTCGGGTACAAGGTGCGCTTCAATGATCAAACGGGCCCCGACACCCACATCAAGCTGATGACCGACGGAATCCTGCTCGCGGAACTGCGCCAGGACCCCGACCTGCTCGGCTACGACACGCTGGTCATCGACGAAGCCCACGAACGCAGCCTGAACATCGACTTCCTGCTGGGCTATCTGAAAAGGCTGCTGCCGCGCCGGCCGGATCTGCGCCTGATCATCACCTCGGCGACGCTGGATCCGGAACGGCTGGCCGCTTTCTTCGGCGACGCGCCGATCCTGGAAGTCCCGGGCCGCGCCTGGCCGGTCGAGGTTCGCTACCGCCCGCTGCAGGCACCCGACGACGACCCCTCCGGGGAACCCGCCACCGGCAGCCTCCCCGAACGCGACCTGTTCGACGGCATCGCCGACGCAGTCGCCGAGTGCTGCCGCGAAGGCCCTGGCGACATCCTGGTGTTCCTGCCCGGCGAGCGTGAAATCCGCGACGCGGCGCTGCGCCTGCGCCGCGAACAGCCGGCGCATACCGAGATCCTGCCGCTGTACGCCCGGCTCTCGGCGGCGGAACAGAGCCGGGTGTTCCGGCCACACCCCGGCCGGCGCATCGTGCTCGCGACCAACGTCGCGGAAACCGCGCTGACGGTGCCCGGCATCCGCTTCGTGATCGACACCGGGCTGGCGCGGATCTCGCGCTATTCCTGGCGCTCGCGGGTACAGCGGCTGAGCCTCGAGCCGGTCGCACAGGATTCCTGCAACCAGCGCGCCGGCCGCTGCGGACGCCTGGGCCCCGGCATCTGCTACCGACTGTTCAGCGACGAGGACTACGCGCTGCGGCCCGAACACTCGGACCCGGAGATCCTGCGCTCGAACCTGGCCGCGGTGATCCTGCAGATGGCGGCGCTGGGGCTGGGCGATCCCCGGCACTTCCCGTTCGTCGACCCGCCCGACCCGCGGCTGATCCGCGACGGCTACCGACTGCTCGAGGAACTGCACGCGGTCGATGGCAAGGGCCGCATCACCGCGCACGGGCGCCGGCTCGCGCATTTTCCGGTCGATCCGCGCTTCGCGGCGATGCTGCTCGCCGGCGGCGAGCGCGGTGTGCTGACCGAGACGCTGACCATCGCGAGCTTTCTGGCGCTTCAGGATCCGCGCGAGCGTCCGGCCGAGCACGCTCAGGCCGCCGACGAGGCACAACGCGCCTTTCGCGTCGAGGGCTCCGATTTCCTGACCATCGTGCAGCTCTGGAACGCCTGGCACCGTACCCGCGAGGAGCTCGGCAGCAGTGCGCTGAAACGCTGGTGCCGGGAACACTTCCTGTCCTACCTGCGAATGCGGGAATGGCAGGAACTGCGCGCCCAGCTTGCGACGCTCGCGCGCCAACTCGATCTGCACCGCAATGAACAAGCGGCCGACCCGGAGCCCCTGCACAAGGCGCTGCTCGCGGGCCTGCTGGGGCATGTCGGCCGCAAGACCGAGCGCGGCGACTACCTCGGCACCCGCAACCGGCATTTCCAGATCCACCCCGGGTCGGGGCTCGCGAAGAAGCGCCCGGACTGGATCATGGCCGCCGAGATCGCCGAAACCACCCGCGTCTATGCCCGCGAGGCCGCGTCGATCCGTCCCGACTGGATCCTGGAGGTCGGCCCGCATCTGCTGAAGCACCACGTCCACGAGCCGCATTTCCAGGCGCGCGACGGGCGCATCGGCGCCTGGGACCGGATCACGCTGTACGGGCTGGTGGTCGCGCCCCGCGCACCGGTTAACCTCGCCCGCCACGATCCGCAGGAGGCCCGGCGGCTGTTCATCCAGCACGGGCTGGTCGAGGGCCAGCTGCGCTCGCGCTCGCGCGGACTCGCCACGAACCGGGCCGCGGTCGCCGAGATTGCCGAACTGGAGGCACGCGGACGCCGGCGCGACCTGCTCGCCGAGGAAGATCGCCTGCGCGCGTTCTACGACGCCCGCCTGCCCCCCGAAATCGTCGACGGTCCCGGCTTCGAGGCGTGGTGCCGCCGGGCCGAACGGACAGACCCGGACGTCCTGCGCATCGAGCCCGCGGAACTGATGAACGAGCCCGGGGCCGCGTTGCCCCAGGGCGCCTATCCCGATGCGCTCGAGATCCAGGGCATCCGCCTGCCGCTGAGCTACCGCTTCGAGCCCGGCCAGCCGGACGACGGCGTGACCGCGACGGTGCCGATCGCAGCGCTGAACGGTCTGCCCGACTGGCTCGGGGACTGGCTGGTGCCGGGACTGCTGGAAGAACGCGTGACCGGGCTGTTACGCAGCCTGCCGAAGGGACTGCGCCGCAATTTCGTTCCAGCCCCGGAATTCGCGCGCGCCGCGCTCGAGCGCATGCCCGCTGCAGAGGGGCCGCTGCTGCCCGCGCTCACCGAAGCGCTGGAAGCGATCACCGGCACCCGCGTGCCCGCTGAAGCCTGGCGTCCGGAACAAGTGGAACCGCACCTGCAGATGCGCTTTCGCATACTCGAACCCGACGGCGCCGAAGCCGCCAGCGGCCGCGACCTGCCGGCGCTGAAGCGCGGCCTCGGCGACAGCGCTGGGGCCCATTTCGACGCCACGCGGCCGGACGACATCGCCCGCGACGGCATCACCAACTGGGATTTCGGGCCATTGCCGGAGTTCGTCGAGTTCGAACACCAGGGCGCACAGCTGCGCGCCTACCCAGCGCTGATCGATGCCGGCGACAGCGTGTCGCTGCGCCTGGAATCGGACCCCGACAACGCCCGCCGGCTGCACCGCGGCGGACTGCGCCGGCTGTTCCTGCTCGGGTCGCATCGGATCGTGCGCGACCTGCGCCGGCAGTTGCCCGACATTCAGCGCGCCTGCCTGCACTACGCGGCACTCGGAAGCTGCGAGGCCTTGCGCGAGCAGATCCTGGCCGCCGCGGCCGATCGGGTGTTCCTGGCCGAGCCCCCGTGGCCGCGCGACGCCGAGGCGTTTCGCGAGCGGCTCGAGGCGGGCCAGCCCCGGCTGAGCGCGACCACCATGGAACTCGCGCAGCTCTCGGCGCGGATCCTCGCAGACTGGCACGACCTGCGCCGCCGGCTCGACGGCGACCTGCCACTGTCCTGGATTGAGGCGGCGCGCGACATCCGCGACCAGCTCGCGCACCTCGTCCCCGCGGATTTCCTGCTCGCCACCCCGCCCGAAACCCTGCCCGAGCTGCCACGCTACCTGCAGGCCATCGCGCGCCGGCTAGAGCGGCTGGAACATACCCCGGACAAGGACCGGCGCCTGCGGGTCGACATCGAACCGATGTGGGACGAAGCCAAGCGCCTGCTCGCCGCCCACCCGGAGGATCCAACCGTGCTGCGCTTCCGCTACCGCGTCGAGGAACTGCGGGTCTCGGTGTTCGCGCAGGAACTCGGCACCCGCGAAAAGGTGTCGATCCCGCGCCTCGCCCGCGAACTCGACGAACTGCGCCGGTCCTCCGCCACGCCGTTCCCGGTTGCACAACAGCTCCGCGGACGCTGA
- a CDS encoding SPOR domain-containing protein: MAQARKVRRRPAPQHGSRPIPGWVWLLAGMLVGLAVAAVFYLQGADRMGQDPGWLTHGETAAPAPPAQEPRPEPIPQDRTRFQFYELLPQDEVRVPPPPAPATPRAATPEPAPTPESRPEPQGRVLLQTGSFRRYAQADEMKARLAMMGLQANIREVQVNGQTFHRVYLGPFDSDAQVNRTLERLRRENIEALRLPASG, from the coding sequence ATGGCCCAGGCACGCAAGGTCCGGCGCAGGCCGGCCCCGCAACACGGCAGCCGTCCGATTCCCGGATGGGTCTGGCTGCTCGCGGGCATGCTGGTCGGTCTGGCCGTCGCGGCGGTGTTCTACCTGCAGGGGGCGGACCGGATGGGGCAGGATCCCGGCTGGCTCACGCACGGGGAGACGGCCGCTCCGGCGCCCCCGGCCCAGGAACCGAGGCCCGAGCCCATCCCGCAGGATCGCACCCGCTTCCAGTTCTACGAGCTGCTGCCCCAGGACGAGGTACGGGTACCGCCTCCGCCGGCGCCCGCGACTCCCCGGGCCGCCACCCCTGAACCGGCTCCGACCCCGGAAAGCCGCCCCGAACCCCAGGGCCGCGTGCTCTTGCAGACCGGCTCGTTCCGGCGGTACGCGCAGGCCGACGAGATGAAAGCGCGGCTGGCGATGATGGGGCTGCAGGCGAACATCCGCGAGGTCCAAGTAAACGGGCAGACGTTCCACCGGGTGTACCTGGGACCGTTCGACAGCGACGCCCAGGTCAACCGCACCCTGGAGCGACTGCGGCGCGAGAATATCGAGGCCCTGCGCCTGCCCGCCTCCGGCTGA
- the argS gene encoding arginine--tRNA ligase — protein MKQTLVQALETALAQLVQEGTLPPDHGVEVQLTRAREREHGDFATNLAMQLARPARRKPREIAERIAAALPDVAGLAAVEVAGPGFINFRLADDARFAVLAAIADGGADYGRSNVGQGQRVQVEFVSANPTGPLHVGHGRGAAYGATVADLLAFCGFDVTREYYVNDAGRQMNILAASVWLRYLQKRGVELPFPANGYRGEYVNAIADDLAVLLKDAGVHPADAVLRDLPADEPDGGDKEAYIDAVVDRARELLGPTLYRQFFDHGLNAILDDIRDDLGAFGVHYQNWFSEHSLADSGAIDAAVALLQERGALYEDNGALWFRSTEYGDDKDRVVRRENGDYTYFASDIAYHRDKFERGFDRIINVWGADHHGYVARVRAALRALGLDDARLDVLLVQFAILYRGTERVQMSTRSGSFVTLRELRDEVGSDAARYFYVQRRCEQHLDFDLELAKTQSNDNPMYYIQYAHARIASVQRQAAERGLSAAAANGPEVSRLTLDPETDLLTRLDRFPELVATAALAHEPHQLAQYLRDLAAGFHAYYNAVPFMNAEDPELIGARLALIGGIRQVLANGLGLLGVRAPESM, from the coding sequence TTGAAACAAACGCTCGTCCAGGCGCTGGAGACGGCGCTCGCACAGCTGGTGCAGGAAGGCACCCTCCCCCCGGACCACGGCGTCGAGGTGCAATTGACCCGCGCCCGCGAGCGCGAGCACGGCGATTTCGCAACCAACCTTGCGATGCAACTGGCGCGGCCCGCCCGCCGCAAGCCGCGCGAGATCGCCGAACGCATCGCGGCGGCACTGCCCGATGTGGCAGGGCTGGCCGCAGTCGAGGTCGCCGGCCCCGGGTTCATCAACTTCCGGCTCGCTGACGACGCGCGCTTCGCGGTCCTCGCGGCCATCGCCGATGGCGGCGCCGATTACGGCCGATCGAACGTCGGTCAGGGGCAGCGCGTGCAGGTGGAGTTCGTGTCGGCCAACCCGACCGGCCCGCTGCACGTGGGTCACGGTCGCGGCGCGGCCTACGGCGCGACGGTCGCCGATCTGCTCGCGTTCTGCGGTTTCGACGTGACACGCGAGTACTACGTGAACGACGCCGGGCGGCAGATGAACATCCTGGCGGCAAGCGTGTGGCTGCGCTACCTCCAGAAACGCGGCGTGGAGCTGCCGTTTCCGGCCAACGGCTACCGGGGCGAATACGTCAACGCGATCGCCGACGACCTCGCGGTGCTGCTGAAGGATGCCGGCGTGCATCCTGCCGACGCGGTGCTGCGAGATCTGCCGGCGGACGAACCCGATGGGGGCGACAAGGAGGCCTACATCGATGCCGTGGTCGATCGCGCCCGGGAACTGTTGGGTCCGACGCTGTACCGGCAGTTCTTCGACCATGGTCTGAACGCGATCCTCGACGACATCCGCGACGACCTCGGCGCGTTCGGGGTGCACTATCAGAACTGGTTCTCCGAACACAGTCTTGCGGATTCCGGAGCGATCGACGCCGCGGTCGCGCTGCTGCAGGAACGCGGAGCGCTCTACGAGGACAACGGCGCGCTGTGGTTCCGCTCCACCGAGTACGGCGACGACAAGGACCGCGTGGTGCGCCGCGAGAACGGCGACTACACCTATTTCGCTTCCGACATCGCCTACCACCGGGACAAGTTCGAGCGCGGCTTCGACCGCATCATCAACGTCTGGGGCGCAGACCATCACGGCTACGTTGCCCGCGTGCGGGCCGCGCTGCGCGCGCTGGGCCTCGACGACGCGCGTCTGGACGTGCTGCTGGTCCAGTTCGCGATCCTGTATCGCGGCACCGAACGCGTGCAGATGTCGACGCGTTCCGGCAGTTTCGTGACGCTGCGGGAACTGCGAGACGAGGTGGGCTCCGATGCGGCACGCTATTTCTACGTGCAGCGCCGCTGCGAACAGCACCTGGATTTCGACCTGGAACTGGCGAAGACCCAGTCCAACGACAACCCGATGTACTACATCCAGTACGCCCATGCGCGCATCGCCAGCGTGCAGCGCCAGGCGGCCGAGCGCGGGCTGTCCGCCGCCGCGGCGAACGGCCCCGAAGTGTCCCGCCTGACGCTGGACCCGGAGACGGACCTGCTGACCCGGCTGGACCGCTTTCCCGAACTCGTGGCGACCGCGGCGCTCGCGCACGAACCGCACCAGCTGGCCCAGTACCTTCGCGACCTCGCCGCCGGCTTCCACGCCTATTACAACGCGGTGCCGTTCATGAATGCCGAGGATCCGGAACTGATCGGGGCACGGCTGGCGCTGATCGGCGGCATCCGGCAGGTGCTTGCGAACGGTCTGGGCCTGCTCGGTGTCCGTGCTCCCGAGAGCATGTAG
- a CDS encoding primosomal protein N', protein MPQETFVRVAIDRPLDRLFDYRCPPELRLLPGQRVRLPFGRSDTVGVVMESVATPAVATSRIRTVGALIDPDPVLTAPLLELLRFTARYYHHPLGEVVLNALPPALRRGAPLPGPRVPEPLWRADIDADPPRRIGPRQQATIDALREARAPLTREALNDLTGLGLRRAELERMADRGLLGTEPATVATTEPSGGGPAFPLTPEQRDALAEIVGASGQPGVLLLDGVTGSGKTEVYLEAAAQTLDQGGQVLILIPEIALTPQLIQRVSRRFPGQVAALHSGLAVNDRLRAWDDARRGERPLLLGTRSALFTPLPRLGLIIVDEEHDPAYKQQDGLHYHARDLAILRGHLESVPVVLGSATPTLETLEKARSGRYRHLRLGTRPDGSQPPAVHCLDTRVHPTDEGLSTPMLDAMRGTLAQGRQCFMLLNRRGFARVLSCDHCGWVADCPRCDAHLTVHAAIRRSVCHLCGYIQPLSDACPQCGQALRHLGVGTQRLERALSRHFPDTPLIRLDRDSIRRRGALEQSLEAIRGMEAGIVVGTQILAKGHDFPRVGLVGIIDVDQGLFSADLRAAEQTLQLVLQAAGRAGRAGDPGEVLIQTGHPEHPLMRALRGGDYAAMVDPLLDERHQAGMPPYGYLALIRIDGPGPEATQRQAEDMVRQLRRHAREVRVLGPAPAPRHRVNRRYREQILLASSRRATLHHTLGETRRHWEAHPPPRSLRISIDVDPITLA, encoded by the coding sequence ATGCCGCAGGAAACCTTCGTTCGGGTCGCGATCGACCGCCCACTCGACCGGCTGTTCGACTACCGCTGTCCGCCGGAGCTTCGGCTGCTCCCGGGACAGCGGGTCCGCCTGCCGTTCGGGCGCAGCGACACGGTCGGGGTCGTGATGGAATCGGTGGCGACTCCGGCGGTCGCGACCTCCCGGATCCGGACGGTCGGCGCGCTGATCGATCCGGATCCCGTGCTGACCGCACCGTTGCTGGAACTGCTGCGCTTCACCGCCCGCTACTATCACCATCCGCTGGGCGAGGTCGTGCTCAACGCACTGCCGCCCGCACTCCGGCGGGGCGCCCCCCTGCCCGGCCCGCGCGTTCCCGAACCCCTTTGGCGTGCCGATATCGACGCGGACCCGCCCCGGCGCATCGGTCCGCGCCAGCAGGCGACGATCGACGCGTTGCGCGAGGCCCGGGCGCCGCTGACCCGCGAGGCGCTGAACGACCTCACCGGACTAGGATTGCGCCGGGCGGAACTCGAGCGGATGGCCGACCGCGGACTGCTGGGGACCGAACCCGCCACCGTGGCGACCACCGAACCCTCGGGCGGCGGGCCGGCGTTCCCCCTGACCCCGGAACAACGCGATGCCCTCGCGGAGATCGTCGGTGCAAGCGGCCAGCCAGGGGTATTGCTGCTCGACGGCGTGACCGGCAGCGGCAAGACCGAGGTTTACCTGGAGGCCGCCGCGCAGACCCTCGACCAGGGCGGGCAGGTCCTGATCCTGATTCCCGAGATCGCGTTGACGCCGCAGCTGATCCAGCGCGTCAGCCGCCGCTTTCCGGGCCAGGTCGCGGCGCTGCATTCGGGACTGGCCGTGAACGACCGCCTGCGCGCCTGGGACGACGCCCGGCGCGGCGAACGCCCCCTGCTGCTCGGCACCCGCTCGGCGCTGTTCACCCCGCTCCCGCGGCTGGGGTTGATCATCGTCGACGAGGAGCACGACCCCGCCTACAAGCAACAGGACGGCCTGCACTACCATGCCCGCGATCTCGCCATCCTGCGCGGGCACCTCGAATCGGTGCCGGTGGTGCTGGGGTCGGCCACACCGACGCTGGAGACGCTGGAGAAGGCTCGCAGCGGACGCTACCGCCACCTGCGCCTCGGCACGCGCCCGGACGGCTCCCAGCCGCCGGCGGTGCACTGCCTGGATACCCGGGTCCACCCGACCGACGAAGGTCTCAGCACCCCGATGCTCGACGCGATGCGCGGCACGCTGGCACAGGGGCGCCAGTGCTTCATGCTGCTCAATCGGCGGGGCTTCGCCCGGGTACTGAGCTGCGACCACTGCGGCTGGGTGGCGGATTGTCCGCGCTGCGACGCGCATCTGACCGTCCATGCCGCGATCCGGCGTTCGGTCTGCCACCTCTGCGGATACATCCAGCCGCTGAGCGACGCCTGCCCGCAGTGCGGGCAGGCGCTGCGCCACCTTGGAGTTGGAACCCAGCGCCTCGAACGCGCCCTGTCCCGGCATTTTCCGGACACACCGCTGATCCGCCTGGACCGCGACAGCATCCGGCGGCGCGGCGCGCTGGAACAGAGCCTCGAAGCGATCCGCGGGATGGAGGCTGGGATCGTCGTCGGCACCCAGATCCTGGCCAAGGGCCACGACTTCCCCCGAGTCGGGCTGGTGGGCATCATCGACGTCGACCAGGGCCTGTTCAGTGCGGATCTGCGCGCCGCCGAGCAGACCCTGCAACTCGTGCTGCAGGCAGCCGGTCGCGCGGGCCGGGCTGGGGATCCAGGCGAGGTATTGATCCAGACCGGGCACCCGGAACACCCGCTGATGCGCGCACTGCGGGGCGGGGACTACGCGGCCATGGTCGACCCGCTGCTCGACGAACGGCACCAGGCGGGAATGCCGCCGTACGGATATCTGGCGCTGATCCGGATCGACGGGCCGGGCCCCGAGGCAACCCAGCGCCAGGCCGAGGACATGGTGCGCCAGCTGCGCCGTCACGCCCGCGAGGTGCGCGTGCTGGGGCCGGCGCCGGCGCCACGGCACCGGGTGAACCGCCGGTATCGCGAGCAGATCCTGCTGGCGAGCAGCCGCCGGGCAACCTTGCATCACACCCTTGGCGAGACCCGGCGCCATTGGGAAGCGCACCCGCCCCCGCGCAGCCTGCGCATCAGCATCGACGTCGACCCGATCACCCTCGCCTGA
- a CDS encoding NAD(P)(+) transhydrogenase (Re/Si-specific) subunit beta translates to MGLVVTVINIAYFVAAILFIVGLKQMSSPTTARRGIVWAGVGMVIATVVTFAHPELDGTVNYLLIILGIAIGGGLAWWSGKKVAMTDMPQMIALYNGMGGGAAAGIGAIYLLQAEPGASDVVLGIAVLGSLIGSVAFSGSMVAFAKLQGLMDKTVHFPAQQWVNLAVFAITVLLGLSLAFSGGDVNGFVLLLFFVLALAFGVMMTLPIGGADMPVVISLYNALTGLAVGFKGFVLDNPALMIAGVVVGAAGTLLTQLMAKAMNRKLTNVLFKQFGGGTGEAEAVTGSLKPIEAPDAGIMMAFASKVIIVPGYGMAVAQAQHKIWELTQLLIERGVAVKFAIHPVAGRMPGHMNVLLAEAGVPYDIIYDLDEINNEFKTADVAIVIGANDVVNPIARTDPDSPIYGMPILNADQTKNVIVVKRGRGAGFSGIENHLFYADNTRMLYGDGQKVASELISAIKEIG, encoded by the coding sequence ATGGGCCTGGTCGTCACCGTCATCAACATCGCCTACTTCGTTGCGGCGATTCTGTTCATCGTCGGCCTGAAGCAGATGTCGTCGCCGACCACCGCGCGGCGCGGCATCGTCTGGGCCGGGGTCGGCATGGTCATCGCGACCGTGGTCACCTTCGCCCATCCGGAACTCGACGGTACGGTCAACTATCTGCTGATCATCCTCGGGATCGCGATCGGCGGTGGCCTGGCCTGGTGGAGCGGCAAGAAGGTCGCGATGACCGACATGCCGCAGATGATCGCGCTGTACAACGGCATGGGCGGCGGTGCCGCCGCCGGCATCGGCGCGATCTACCTGCTGCAGGCCGAACCCGGCGCCTCCGACGTGGTGCTCGGCATCGCGGTGCTCGGCTCGCTGATCGGCTCGGTTGCGTTCTCCGGCTCGATGGTCGCGTTCGCGAAGCTGCAGGGGCTGATGGACAAGACCGTGCACTTCCCGGCACAGCAGTGGGTGAACCTGGCGGTGTTCGCGATCACCGTACTGCTGGGCCTGTCGCTGGCGTTCAGCGGCGGCGACGTGAACGGCTTCGTGCTGCTGCTGTTCTTCGTGCTCGCGCTCGCCTTCGGCGTGATGATGACGCTGCCGATCGGCGGCGCCGACATGCCGGTGGTGATTTCGCTGTACAACGCGCTGACGGGCCTCGCGGTCGGCTTCAAGGGCTTCGTGCTCGACAACCCGGCGCTGATGATCGCCGGGGTCGTGGTCGGCGCCGCCGGCACGCTGCTGACCCAGCTGATGGCGAAGGCGATGAACCGTAAGCTGACGAACGTGCTGTTCAAGCAGTTCGGCGGCGGGACCGGCGAAGCCGAGGCGGTGACCGGCAGCCTGAAGCCGATCGAAGCCCCCGACGCCGGGATCATGATGGCCTTCGCCAGCAAGGTGATCATCGTGCCCGGCTACGGCATGGCGGTGGCGCAGGCCCAGCACAAGATCTGGGAACTGACGCAGCTGCTGATCGAGCGCGGGGTCGCGGTGAAATTCGCGATCCACCCGGTCGCGGGCCGCATGCCCGGCCACATGAACGTGCTGCTGGCCGAAGCCGGCGTTCCTTACGACATCATCTACGACCTCGACGAGATCAACAACGAGTTCAAGACCGCCGACGTCGCGATCGTCATCGGTGCGAACGACGTGGTGAACCCGATCGCGCGAACCGATCCGGACAGCCCGATCTACGGAATGCCGATCCTGAACGCCGACCAGACCAAGAACGTGATCGTGGTCAAGCGGGGACGAGGCGCGGGATTCTCGGGCATCGAAAACCACCTGTTCTACGCCGACAACACGCGCATGCTGTACGGGGACGGCCAGAAGGTCGCATCGGAACTGATCAGCGCGATCAAGGAGATCGGCTGA